A portion of the Sandaracinobacteroides saxicola genome contains these proteins:
- the pheS gene encoding phenylalanine--tRNA ligase subunit alpha has protein sequence MTETETLRTDLLAAIDGAADLTALEAVRVAALGKAGQVTALLKTLGGMTAEQRQVAGPAFNGLREELSAALAARKAVLEAAALEARLATERLDMSLPVLPGPRGTVHPISQVMDELAEIFADLGFAVAEGPEIEDDWHNFTALNIPEEHPARAMHDTFYVTGGGPAGANGRAVLRTHTSPVQIRTMMGQAPPIRIIAPGRVYRSDSDATHTPMFHQIEGLVIDRGITLAHLRWTLETFIKAFFEVDDVTLRFRPSYFPFTEPGVEVDVGCSWQGGRLSIGGSESWMEILGSGMVHPKVLRNCGLDPEEWQGFAFGTGVDRLAMLKYGMTDLRAFFDGDLRWLRHYGFGALDVPTLSGGVGA, from the coding sequence ATGACCGAGACCGAGACGCTGAGAACCGACCTGCTGGCCGCCATCGACGGTGCCGCCGATCTGACCGCGCTGGAGGCGGTGCGGGTGGCGGCGCTGGGGAAGGCCGGGCAGGTGACGGCCTTGTTGAAGACGCTGGGTGGCATGACGGCGGAGCAGCGCCAGGTGGCGGGGCCGGCGTTCAACGGCCTGCGGGAAGAATTGTCCGCGGCCCTGGCGGCGCGCAAGGCGGTGCTGGAGGCGGCCGCGCTGGAGGCGCGGCTGGCCACGGAACGCCTGGACATGAGCCTGCCGGTGCTGCCCGGCCCGCGCGGCACGGTGCATCCGATCAGCCAGGTGATGGACGAGCTGGCGGAGATCTTCGCCGACCTGGGCTTCGCGGTGGCGGAAGGGCCGGAGATCGAGGACGACTGGCACAATTTCACCGCGCTGAACATTCCCGAGGAACATCCGGCGCGCGCGATGCACGACACCTTCTATGTGACGGGCGGTGGCCCGGCGGGGGCGAACGGCCGGGCCGTGCTGCGCACGCACACGTCGCCGGTGCAGATCCGCACGATGATGGGGCAGGCGCCGCCCATTCGCATCATCGCGCCCGGGCGCGTCTATCGCAGCGACAGCGATGCGACGCACACGCCGATGTTCCACCAGATCGAGGGGCTGGTGATCGACCGGGGCATCACGCTGGCGCACCTGCGCTGGACGCTGGAGACCTTCATCAAGGCCTTTTTCGAGGTGGACGATGTGACGCTCCGCTTCCGGCCGAGCTATTTCCCCTTCACCGAGCCGGGGGTGGAAGTGGATGTCGGCTGTTCGTGGCAGGGCGGGCGGCTCTCGATCGGCGGCAGCGAGAGCTGGATGGAGATTTTGGGCAGCGGCATGGTGCATCCCAAGGTGCTGCGGAACTGCGGCCTGGATCCGGAGGAGTGGCAGGGGTTCGCGTTCGGCACCGGCGTCGACCGGCTGGCGATGCTGAAATATGGCATGACCGACCTGCGCGCCTTCTTCGACGGCGACCTGCGCTGGTTGCGGCACTATGGCTTCGGCGCGCTGGACGTGCCGACGCTGAGCGGCGGGGTGGGGGCATGA
- a CDS encoding OmpA family protein, whose product MKKPAILIGLSALLLTTAACTTDPDTGERRMSKAGSGALIGAGGGALLGAILGGRNNRTETILGAGIGAIAGAGIGSYMDKQERELREKTRGTGIEVNRVGDEIKLEMPSNVTFAFNSASLDPAFRPNLEKVAQTLGSYQSTFIDVYGHTDSIGSDEVNQKLSEARAATVADALGMMGVNRARIATRGYGKTQPIASNDTEAGRAQNRRVEIRISPVTEQDTQGRRS is encoded by the coding sequence ATGAAAAAACCCGCCATCCTCATCGGCCTGTCGGCCCTGCTGCTGACCACAGCGGCCTGCACCACCGACCCGGACACCGGCGAGCGCCGCATGTCGAAGGCCGGCAGCGGCGCGTTGATCGGCGCCGGCGGCGGCGCCCTGCTGGGCGCCATCCTGGGTGGCCGCAACAACCGCACCGAAACCATCCTGGGCGCCGGCATCGGCGCCATCGCCGGCGCCGGCATCGGCAGCTACATGGACAAGCAGGAGCGCGAGCTGCGCGAAAAGACCCGCGGCACCGGCATCGAGGTCAACCGCGTCGGTGACGAGATCAAGCTGGAAATGCCCTCCAACGTCACCTTCGCCTTCAACTCCGCCTCGCTCGACCCCGCCTTCCGCCCCAATCTCGAAAAGGTGGCGCAGACGCTCGGCAGCTATCAGTCGACCTTCATCGACGTCTATGGCCATACCGACAGCATCGGCAGCGACGAGGTCAACCAAAAACTCTCCGAAGCCCGCGCCGCGACCGTCGCCGACGCGCTCGGCATGATGGGCGTCAACCGCGCCCGCATCGCCACGCGCGGCTATGGCAAGACCCAGCCGATCGCCAGCAACGACACCGAGGCCGGCCGCGCCCAGAACCGCCGCGTCGAAATCCGCATCTCCCCGGTGACCGAGCAGGACACCCAGGGGCGGCGCAGTTAA
- a CDS encoding acyl-CoA dehydrogenase family protein has product MDFNDTPQEAEFRATVKAWMAANAGEYLHPPKEPWGLEDFVVRSKAWQAKKHAAGYVGITWPKAVGGQGLSPMHQIIFNQEESRTYVPTGLYSIGLGMCIPTVFTHGNPDVIARYVPKALKGEEVWCQLFSEPVAGSDLASIRTKAVKDGDEWVINGQKVWTSFAHKSDFGIVVTRTNPEAPKHKGLTMFIVDMKAPGVEVRGIRQMSGSSDFNEVFFTDVRVKDSHRLGEVGDGWKVSLTTLMHERLAVGGKPRHAPGYATLMKVAAEVETERGPAMEQADVRRRIADSYIADEGIKLTQMRALSALSKGQMPGPEQSISKVVVAKTMQDMAAFALDLSEGAGFAAEPGSDIEKLQQSYLWSAGLRIAGGTDEILRNIIAERVLGLPGDLRGDKDTPFNEIKAL; this is encoded by the coding sequence ATGGATTTCAACGACACGCCGCAGGAAGCCGAATTTCGCGCCACGGTGAAGGCCTGGATGGCGGCGAACGCCGGCGAATATCTCCATCCGCCGAAGGAGCCCTGGGGGCTGGAGGATTTCGTGGTGCGCTCCAAGGCGTGGCAGGCCAAGAAGCATGCCGCCGGCTATGTGGGCATCACCTGGCCGAAGGCTGTCGGCGGGCAGGGGCTGAGCCCCATGCACCAGATCATCTTCAACCAGGAGGAAAGCCGCACCTATGTGCCGACCGGGCTTTATTCCATCGGCCTTGGGATGTGCATCCCGACCGTGTTCACGCACGGCAATCCCGACGTCATCGCCCGCTATGTGCCCAAGGCGCTCAAGGGCGAGGAAGTGTGGTGCCAGCTGTTCAGTGAGCCGGTGGCGGGCAGCGACCTCGCCAGCATCCGCACGAAGGCCGTGAAGGACGGCGACGAGTGGGTGATCAACGGCCAGAAGGTGTGGACGAGTTTTGCCCACAAGAGCGATTTCGGCATCGTGGTGACGCGCACCAATCCGGAGGCGCCGAAGCACAAGGGGCTGACCATGTTCATCGTGGACATGAAGGCGCCGGGCGTGGAGGTGCGCGGCATCCGGCAGATGAGCGGCTCGAGCGACTTCAACGAGGTCTTCTTCACCGATGTGCGGGTGAAGGACAGCCACCGGCTGGGCGAGGTGGGCGATGGCTGGAAGGTGAGCCTGACGACGCTGATGCATGAGCGGCTGGCGGTGGGCGGCAAGCCGCGGCACGCGCCGGGCTATGCCACGCTGATGAAGGTGGCGGCCGAGGTGGAGACCGAGCGCGGCCCGGCGATGGAGCAGGCGGATGTGCGGCGGCGGATCGCCGACAGCTATATCGCCGACGAGGGGATCAAGCTGACCCAGATGCGGGCGCTCTCCGCGCTGAGCAAGGGCCAGATGCCGGGGCCTGAGCAGAGCATCAGCAAGGTGGTGGTCGCCAAGACCATGCAGGACATGGCGGCGTTCGCGCTGGACCTTTCGGAAGGCGCGGGGTTCGCTGCAGAGCCGGGGAGCGACATCGAGAAGTTGCAGCAGAGCTATCTGTGGTCGGCGGGATTGCGGATCGCCGGCGGCACCGACGAGATTTTGCGCAACATCATCGCCGAGCGCGTGCTGGGGCTGCCGGGCGACCTGCGCGGCGACAAGGACACGCCGTTCAACGAGATCAAGGCGCTTTGA
- the pheT gene encoding phenylalanine--tRNA ligase subunit beta, producing the protein MKFTRSWLARYLDSDADAATIADALTRLGLEVESVSNPATALAPFVIAEVLSAEPHPQADKLQVLSVDAGSGAVQVVCGAPNARAGMKGVFGPPGAQVPGLDLTLKVAAIRGVESRGMMCSSRELGLGEEHDGIMDLAADAPVGVAYAAWAGLDDPLFDVAVTPNRQDCMGVYGIARDLAALGLGTLKPRPAPVLSEAFVSPLRIATEDTEGCPAFLARHVRGVVNGPSPAWLQRLLAAVGQKPISALVDITNYFSIGHGRPLHVYDVATLQGGLTARRARAGESVLALNGKSYALDPSMTVIADDAHVHDIGGIMGGMESGVSEATTEVLIEAAFFAPERIGATGRALGITSDARARFERGVDPAFVAPGLDLATAMVLELCGGEASAMAVAGGVPEAARTVAAYDPGQVARLAGIEVPAEEQRAILERLGFGVSGEARWTVTIPSWRRDVDGGADLVEEVVRLHGLDRVPATPLPRAEGVAKPTATAAQRLERRARRTLASRGLNEAITWSFIAEADAARFGGGVATVENPISAELAVMRPSLLPGLLAAAARNAARGLADVRLFEIGRRYRDDGEHATAALLLAGDRVPRDWRTGKALPFDAFDAKAEVMATLAALGVPVERLGVQAPAEGHYHPGRSARLVLGKAVLAQFGELHPSVTAELRGTVVAGEIMLDALPQRGAKRARAVFAPPALQAVTRDYAFVAPESLSADALLRAVAAADKALIVDVALFDRFSGGSLEPGQVSLGVQVTLQPAAATLTDAQLEAVGAAVVVAAAKLGATLRA; encoded by the coding sequence ATGAAATTTACCCGAAGCTGGCTCGCACGCTATCTCGACAGCGATGCCGACGCGGCGACCATCGCCGACGCGCTGACCCGGCTGGGGCTGGAGGTGGAGAGCGTGAGCAATCCCGCCACTGCGCTGGCGCCGTTCGTGATCGCCGAGGTGCTGAGCGCCGAGCCGCATCCGCAGGCCGACAAGTTGCAGGTGCTGAGCGTCGATGCCGGAAGCGGGGCGGTGCAGGTGGTCTGTGGCGCGCCCAATGCGCGCGCGGGGATGAAGGGCGTGTTCGGGCCGCCGGGCGCGCAGGTGCCGGGGCTGGACCTGACGCTGAAGGTGGCGGCGATCCGGGGCGTGGAATCGCGCGGCATGATGTGCTCCAGCCGGGAGCTGGGGCTGGGCGAGGAGCATGACGGGATCATGGACCTGGCGGCGGATGCGCCGGTGGGCGTGGCCTATGCCGCCTGGGCCGGGCTGGATGATCCGCTGTTCGATGTCGCGGTGACGCCGAACCGGCAGGATTGCATGGGTGTCTATGGCATCGCGCGCGACCTGGCGGCGCTGGGGCTGGGGACATTGAAGCCGCGTCCGGCGCCGGTGTTGAGCGAAGCCTTCGTTTCGCCGCTGCGCATCGCCACCGAGGACACGGAGGGCTGCCCGGCCTTTCTGGCCCGGCATGTGCGCGGCGTGGTGAACGGCCCGTCGCCGGCCTGGCTGCAGCGGCTGCTGGCGGCGGTGGGGCAGAAGCCGATCAGCGCGCTGGTGGACATCACCAACTATTTCAGCATCGGCCATGGCCGGCCGCTGCATGTCTATGACGTGGCGACGCTGCAAGGGGGGCTGACGGCGCGGCGGGCGCGGGCGGGCGAGAGCGTGCTGGCGCTGAATGGCAAGAGCTATGCGCTGGATCCGTCGATGACGGTGATCGCGGACGATGCCCATGTGCACGACATCGGCGGCATCATGGGGGGCATGGAGTCTGGCGTGTCGGAGGCCACCACCGAGGTGCTGATCGAGGCGGCTTTCTTTGCGCCGGAGCGCATCGGCGCCACCGGCCGGGCGCTGGGCATCACCTCCGACGCGCGGGCGCGGTTCGAGCGCGGGGTGGATCCGGCGTTCGTGGCACCGGGGCTGGACCTGGCGACGGCGATGGTGCTGGAACTGTGCGGCGGCGAGGCCTCGGCAATGGCGGTGGCCGGGGGGGTGCCCGAGGCGGCGCGCACGGTGGCGGCGTATGACCCGGGGCAGGTGGCGCGGCTGGCCGGGATCGAGGTGCCGGCGGAGGAACAGCGCGCGATCCTGGAGCGGCTGGGGTTCGGCGTGAGCGGCGAGGCGCGCTGGACGGTGACCATCCCGAGCTGGCGGCGCGATGTCGATGGCGGCGCCGACCTGGTGGAGGAGGTGGTGCGGCTGCACGGGCTGGACCGGGTGCCCGCCACGCCGCTGCCGCGGGCCGAGGGGGTGGCGAAGCCGACGGCGACGGCAGCGCAGCGGCTGGAGCGGCGGGCACGGCGGACGCTGGCCAGCCGGGGGCTGAATGAAGCGATCACTTGGAGCTTCATCGCGGAGGCGGATGCCGCGCGCTTCGGCGGTGGCGTGGCGACGGTGGAGAATCCGATTTCGGCGGAGCTGGCGGTGATGCGGCCGTCGCTGCTGCCCGGCCTGCTGGCGGCCGCGGCGCGCAACGCGGCACGGGGGCTGGCGGACGTGCGGCTGTTCGAGATCGGCCGGCGCTATCGGGATGATGGCGAGCATGCGACGGCGGCGCTGCTGCTGGCCGGGGATCGGGTTCCCCGCGACTGGCGGACGGGGAAGGCGCTGCCTTTCGATGCCTTCGATGCCAAGGCGGAGGTGATGGCAACGCTGGCGGCGCTGGGCGTGCCGGTGGAGCGGCTGGGTGTCCAAGCGCCGGCGGAGGGGCATTATCATCCGGGACGCTCGGCCAGGCTGGTGCTGGGCAAGGCGGTGCTGGCGCAGTTCGGGGAGCTGCATCCCAGCGTCACCGCCGAGCTTCGCGGGACGGTGGTGGCGGGCGAGATCATGCTGGATGCGCTGCCGCAGCGCGGTGCAAAGCGGGCGCGCGCGGTGTTCGCGCCGCCCGCGTTGCAGGCGGTGACGCGGGACTATGCCTTTGTCGCACCCGAGAGCCTGTCCGCCGATGCGCTGCTGCGCGCGGTGGCGGCGGCGGACAAGGCGCTGATCGTGGATGTCGCGCTGTTCGACCGTTTCAGCGGCGGCAGCCTGGAACCCGGGCAGGTCAGCCTGGGTGTGCAGGTGACGCTGCAGCCAGCCGCCGCCACGCTGACCGACGCGCAGCTGGAGGCGGTCGGCGCGGCGGTGGTGGTGGCGGCGGCGAAGCTGGGGGCGACGCTGCGGGCTTAA
- a CDS encoding hemolysin family protein: MPAFPWTDVAIILALIALNGFFAMAELAIVSARRPRLQAMQRAGRRGAGRALALAADSGRFLSAVQIGITLIGVANGAFSGASLAGPVAARLEGWFGLSASVADDVGFALVIVIVTYVSLIIGELVPKQFALRAPEPLAAAVAPAMDLLTRVTRPFVFLLDQSSQLVFRLLRLKRDADHAVTEEELRSMVTDAESAGVIEESERALISGIMRLADRPVRGVMTPRVEVDWLDASAGEDEVRARLIATPHTRIVVADGNIDTIIGVVQARDALAALLEGRPLDLRALAKAAPAVPDVADATDALTALRDAAVPMALVIDEYGHFEGVVTPADLLAAIAGEFKSDMDDELDPHLVTREDGSLLVSGGMAADELAETLGFELPEERDYQTVAGFVLAELEHIPATGEHFEARGWRFEVIDMDGRKIDKLLVSRVQPDP; the protein is encoded by the coding sequence ATGCCCGCCTTTCCCTGGACGGATGTTGCCATCATCCTCGCGCTGATCGCGCTCAATGGCTTTTTTGCCATGGCCGAGCTGGCGATCGTGTCGGCGCGGCGGCCGCGGTTGCAGGCGATGCAGCGCGCCGGGCGACGCGGCGCCGGCCGGGCGCTGGCGCTGGCGGCGGACAGCGGCCGGTTCCTGTCGGCGGTGCAGATCGGCATCACCCTGATCGGGGTGGCGAACGGCGCCTTTTCAGGCGCCAGCCTGGCGGGGCCGGTGGCGGCGCGGCTGGAGGGCTGGTTCGGCCTGTCGGCGTCGGTGGCCGATGATGTGGGCTTCGCCCTGGTGATCGTCATCGTCACCTATGTCTCCCTGATCATCGGCGAGCTGGTGCCCAAGCAGTTCGCGTTGCGCGCCCCGGAGCCGCTGGCGGCGGCGGTGGCGCCGGCGATGGACCTGCTGACCCGGGTGACACGGCCGTTCGTGTTCCTGCTCGACCAATCCTCGCAACTGGTGTTCCGGCTGCTGCGGCTGAAACGCGACGCCGACCATGCCGTGACCGAGGAGGAGTTGCGCAGCATGGTGACCGACGCCGAGAGCGCCGGGGTGATCGAGGAGAGCGAGCGGGCGCTGATTTCGGGCATCATGCGGCTGGCCGACCGGCCGGTGCGCGGGGTGATGACGCCGCGGGTGGAGGTGGACTGGCTGGACGCCAGCGCCGGCGAGGACGAGGTGCGGGCGCGGCTGATCGCGACGCCGCACACGCGGATCGTGGTGGCGGACGGCAACATCGACACCATCATCGGCGTGGTGCAGGCGCGCGACGCGCTGGCGGCGCTGCTGGAGGGCCGGCCATTGGACCTGCGGGCGCTGGCAAAGGCCGCGCCGGCGGTGCCCGATGTGGCGGACGCGACCGACGCGCTGACCGCGCTGCGCGATGCCGCGGTGCCGATGGCGCTGGTGATCGACGAATATGGCCATTTCGAAGGCGTGGTGACGCCCGCCGACCTGCTGGCGGCGATCGCCGGCGAGTTCAAGAGCGACATGGACGACGAGCTGGACCCGCATCTGGTGACGCGCGAGGATGGCAGCCTGCTGGTGAGCGGCGGCATGGCGGCGGACGAGCTGGCGGAGACGCTGGGGTTCGAGCTGCCCGAGGAGCGGGATTACCAGACCGTCGCCGGCTTCGTGCTGGCGGAGCTGGAGCACATTCCCGCGACGGGCGAGCATTTCGAGGCGCGCGGCTGGCGGTTCGAAGTGATCGACATGGACGGGCGCAAGATCGACAAGCTGCTGGTCAGCCGCGTTCAGCCCGACCCATAA
- the nadC gene encoding carboxylating nicotinate-nucleotide diphosphorylase, with protein MIDGFDVAGFVAATLAEDLGERGDVTSTACIPADGRLTAVLSSRDAVTVAGLPLAAAFFRALDPVCTVEPLVKEGDSVTAGTALLRVAGNARALLSAERSALNTLQHLTGIATLTAAYVAAIAGTGATLLDTRKTIPGMRRLAKYAVRMGGGTNHRVGLFDGLLIKDNHIAAAGGVTAAVSAARAANSGLPVQVEVDTLDQIEPALAAGADRLLLDNMSPPLLARAVALVAGRVPTEASGGVNLTTIRAIAETGVTFISVGRLTQSAPAADIGMDYGSG; from the coding sequence ATGATCGACGGCTTCGACGTGGCCGGCTTCGTTGCTGCCACGCTTGCCGAAGACCTCGGCGAGCGTGGCGACGTTACCAGCACCGCCTGCATCCCCGCCGATGGACGGTTGACCGCCGTGCTCAGCAGCCGGGATGCCGTCACCGTCGCCGGCCTGCCGCTGGCGGCGGCCTTCTTCCGCGCGCTCGATCCCGTCTGCACGGTCGAACCGCTGGTCAAGGAGGGCGACAGCGTCACGGCCGGCACCGCGCTGCTGCGCGTTGCCGGCAACGCCCGCGCGCTGCTGTCGGCGGAACGCTCGGCGCTCAATACGCTCCAGCATCTCACCGGCATCGCCACGCTCACCGCAGCTTATGTGGCCGCGATCGCCGGCACCGGCGCCACCCTGCTCGACACGCGCAAGACCATCCCCGGCATGCGCCGCCTCGCCAAATATGCCGTGCGCATGGGCGGCGGCACCAACCACCGCGTCGGCTTGTTCGACGGTTTGCTGATCAAGGACAACCACATCGCCGCCGCCGGGGGCGTGACCGCCGCCGTGTCCGCCGCCAGGGCCGCGAACAGCGGGCTTCCTGTGCAGGTCGAGGTCGACACGCTCGACCAGATCGAGCCCGCGCTCGCCGCCGGCGCCGACCGGCTGCTCTTGGACAACATGTCGCCGCCGCTGCTGGCCCGCGCGGTCGCGCTGGTCGCCGGTCGCGTCCCGACCGAGGCGTCGGGCGGCGTCAACCTCACCACCATCCGCGCCATCGCCGAAACCGGCGTCACCTTCATCAGCGTCGGCCGCCTGACGCAGAGCGCGCCGGCCGCCGACATCGGCATGGATTATGGGTCGGGCTGA
- a CDS encoding Npun_F0296 family exosortase-dependent surface protein, whose amino-acid sequence MMMKSLMIGAVALLSTAGQAAVTVTYEAPGVVNTTAGFDFVGVETFDSRPTGGGTSFVTDFGTSGQSTLITGRYSNVDIRDANQYGGAGGVGRYAETFSGTGFELALSTSDPRGLTYFGYWLPALDGGNVLEFYKGGSKVFTFAPGDVRNAIGGNSAYFGNPSGPFAGWNRGEPYAFVNVYFKDGLTFDRIRFFESPMVGGYESDNHTVGFFNDITGSAVPEPATWAMMIIGFGLVGSAMRRQRLALA is encoded by the coding sequence ATGATGATGAAGAGCCTGATGATCGGCGCCGTGGCGCTGCTGTCGACCGCCGGCCAGGCCGCGGTAACCGTGACCTATGAAGCGCCGGGCGTGGTGAACACCACCGCCGGTTTCGATTTCGTCGGCGTGGAGACGTTCGACAGCCGGCCGACCGGGGGCGGCACCAGCTTCGTCACCGATTTTGGCACCAGCGGCCAGTCGACGCTGATCACGGGGCGCTATTCCAACGTCGATATCCGCGATGCCAACCAATATGGCGGCGCCGGTGGCGTCGGCCGTTATGCCGAGACCTTTTCCGGCACCGGCTTCGAGCTGGCGCTGAGCACCAGCGATCCGCGCGGGCTGACCTATTTCGGTTACTGGCTGCCGGCGCTGGACGGGGGCAATGTGCTGGAATTCTACAAGGGCGGCAGCAAGGTGTTCACCTTCGCACCGGGTGATGTGCGCAATGCCATCGGAGGCAACAGCGCCTATTTCGGCAACCCGAGCGGCCCGTTCGCCGGCTGGAACCGCGGCGAGCCCTATGCCTTCGTCAACGTCTATTTCAAGGATGGCCTGACCTTCGACCGTATCCGCTTTTTCGAGTCGCCGATGGTCGGCGGCTATGAGAGCGACAACCATACGGTGGGCTTCTTCAACGACATCACCGGCAGCGCGGTGCCGGAACCCGCGACCTGGGCGATGATGATCATCGGCTTCGGCCTGGTGGGCAGCGCGATGCGCCGGCAGCGTCTGGCGCTCGCCTGA
- a CDS encoding PEPxxWA-CTERM sorting domain-containing protein, with product MMTMMTRAAIAALLLGATGAQAANLVVNGDFEAGNTGFSSGYTYIAPAGQFSLYPEGAYTVDTNANNVHNQWASYGDHTSGSGNYLIVNGAIQSGVTVWESGPIAVTGGTNYFFEAFASNMCCGGFTGAASNLTFSVIGDVSSAVLNTYTTGAPGVWQGFSNQWNSGGNSSVVLRLINGSTDFSGNDFAVDDINFGTTSMVPEPATWAMMILGFGLVGSAMRRRKVVAA from the coding sequence ATGATGACGATGATGACACGCGCGGCGATCGCCGCCTTGCTGCTGGGTGCCACGGGCGCGCAGGCCGCCAACCTGGTGGTGAACGGCGATTTCGAGGCCGGCAACACCGGCTTCAGCAGCGGCTACACCTATATCGCGCCGGCGGGGCAGTTTTCGCTCTATCCGGAAGGTGCCTATACCGTCGACACCAACGCCAACAATGTCCACAACCAGTGGGCGAGCTATGGCGACCATACGTCGGGCAGCGGCAACTATCTGATCGTCAACGGCGCGATCCAGAGCGGCGTGACGGTGTGGGAATCCGGCCCCATCGCGGTGACGGGCGGCACCAATTATTTCTTCGAAGCCTTCGCGTCGAACATGTGCTGCGGCGGCTTCACCGGCGCGGCGTCGAACCTCACCTTTTCGGTGATCGGCGATGTCAGCTCGGCGGTGCTCAACACCTACACCACGGGCGCGCCGGGCGTGTGGCAGGGGTTCAGCAACCAGTGGAACTCGGGCGGCAACAGCTCGGTCGTGCTGCGGCTGATCAACGGCAGCACCGATTTCAGCGGCAACGACTTCGCCGTGGATGACATCAACTTCGGCACGACCTCGATGGTGCCGGAACCGGCGACCTGGGCGATGATGATCCTGGGCTTCGGCCTGGTGGGCAGCGCGATGCGCCGGCGCAAGGTTGTTGCCGCCTGA
- a CDS encoding queuosine precursor transporter — MSEMIRPVDAAAIEGRTLRYYDYCMAAFVALLICSNLIGAGKVASFDLPLVGAVTFGAGILFFPLSYVLGDVLTEVYGYARARRVVWVGFVASLFTALMAAVIVAMPPAPGWGDQAVYEKVFGQVPRIFAASIVAFWAGEFANSFVLSRMKVWTKGRMLWTRTIGSTVVGQGVDSLIFYPLAFWGVWSNEQVITVMLTNYALKVLWEVLLTPVTYQVVGFFKRREGLDVFDTAVDYTPFKTRI, encoded by the coding sequence ATGTCAGAGATGATCCGCCCCGTCGACGCCGCCGCCATCGAAGGCCGGACGCTCCGCTATTATGATTATTGCATGGCGGCCTTCGTCGCGCTGCTGATCTGCTCCAACCTGATCGGCGCCGGCAAGGTCGCCAGCTTCGACCTGCCGCTGGTCGGCGCGGTCACCTTCGGCGCCGGCATCCTGTTCTTCCCGCTCAGCTATGTGCTCGGCGACGTGCTGACCGAGGTCTATGGCTATGCCCGTGCCCGCCGCGTCGTCTGGGTCGGCTTCGTCGCCAGCCTGTTCACCGCGCTGATGGCCGCGGTGATCGTCGCCATGCCGCCGGCGCCGGGCTGGGGCGACCAGGCGGTCTATGAAAAGGTCTTTGGCCAGGTGCCGCGCATTTTCGCGGCGTCCATCGTCGCCTTCTGGGCCGGCGAGTTCGCCAACAGCTTCGTGCTGTCCCGCATGAAGGTCTGGACCAAGGGCCGGATGCTGTGGACCCGCACCATCGGCAGCACCGTGGTGGGGCAGGGCGTCGACAGCCTGATCTTCTACCCGCTCGCCTTCTGGGGTGTCTGGTCGAACGAGCAGGTCATCACCGTCATGCTCACCAACTATGCGTTGAAGGTGCTGTGGGAAGTGCTGCTCACGCCCGTCACCTACCAGGTCGTCGGCTTCTTCAAACGCCGCGAAGGGCTGGACGTGTTCGACACCGCGGTCGATTACACGCCGTTCAAGACGCGGATATAA